The Mesorhizobium sp. M1D.F.Ca.ET.043.01.1.1 genome contains a region encoding:
- the xdhA gene encoding xanthine dehydrogenase small subunit: MVETRNEIRFILNGADVALADIAPDATLLDWLRLNRSLRGTKEGCAEGDCGACTVLVGKLSAEGLVYEGVNACIRFMGSLDGTHVVTVEHLRGDGENLHPVQQAMVDFHGSQCGFCTPGFVMSLYALWMKTPNPSDAAIEKALQGNLCRCTGYEAIMRAARAISSYGKAAKDPLAVERKDIIARLEALRDGARVEVGSGKQRLIVPADVDDFAALLEKEPGATIVAGSTDVGLWVTKHMRDIAPAVFIGGLDGLRSMSEADGVITIGAGVTYTEAFETLSRRIPALGPLVDRIGGEQVRNMGTIGGNVANGSPIGDTPPPFIALGARLTLRKGEARRTVPLETFFIAYGKQDRQPGEFVEAVHVPVPAKGTKFAVYKVTKRRDEDITATLGAFCLTLARDGTVADIRIAYGGMAPTPKRAAAVEKALIGKAWTEETVEAAMAEYASDFTPITDMRATAEYRALAAKNLLLRFHVETTGTRAPFQVSRNEAA; this comes from the coding sequence ATGGTTGAGACCCGCAACGAGATCCGCTTCATCCTCAACGGCGCCGACGTCGCGCTGGCCGACATCGCGCCCGATGCGACCCTGCTCGACTGGCTCAGGCTCAATCGCTCGCTGCGCGGCACCAAGGAAGGCTGCGCCGAGGGCGATTGCGGCGCCTGCACGGTGCTGGTCGGCAAGCTCTCCGCCGAAGGCCTGGTCTATGAAGGCGTCAACGCCTGCATACGCTTCATGGGTTCGCTCGACGGCACCCATGTGGTCACCGTCGAGCATCTGCGCGGCGACGGAGAAAACCTGCACCCGGTGCAGCAGGCGATGGTCGATTTCCACGGCTCGCAATGCGGCTTCTGCACACCGGGCTTCGTCATGTCGCTCTACGCTCTCTGGATGAAGACGCCCAACCCCTCCGACGCGGCGATCGAAAAGGCGCTGCAGGGCAATCTCTGCCGCTGCACCGGCTACGAGGCGATCATGCGCGCGGCGCGGGCCATTTCGAGCTACGGCAAGGCGGCCAAGGATCCGCTGGCGGTGGAGCGCAAGGATATCATCGCCCGCCTGGAAGCGCTGCGCGATGGCGCGCGGGTGGAGGTCGGTTCGGGCAAGCAGCGGCTGATCGTGCCTGCTGATGTCGACGATTTCGCCGCCCTGCTCGAGAAGGAGCCGGGCGCCACGATCGTTGCCGGCTCGACCGATGTCGGCCTGTGGGTCACCAAGCATATGCGCGACATTGCGCCGGCGGTCTTCATCGGCGGGCTCGACGGCCTGCGCTCGATGTCGGAGGCCGATGGGGTCATCACGATCGGCGCCGGCGTCACCTACACCGAGGCCTTCGAGACTCTATCCAGGCGCATCCCCGCATTGGGTCCGCTGGTCGACCGCATCGGCGGCGAGCAGGTGCGCAACATGGGCACCATCGGCGGCAACGTCGCCAACGGCTCGCCCATCGGCGACACGCCGCCGCCGTTCATCGCGCTGGGAGCGCGGCTGACGCTGCGCAAGGGCGAGGCGCGCCGCACGGTCCCGCTCGAAACCTTCTTCATCGCCTATGGCAAGCAGGACCGGCAGCCCGGCGAGTTCGTCGAGGCGGTGCATGTGCCGGTGCCGGCAAAGGGCACGAAGTTTGCCGTCTACAAGGTCACCAAGCGCCGCGACGAGGACATCACCGCGACCCTCGGCGCCTTCTGTCTGACCCTGGCCAGGGACGGCACCGTGGCCGACATCCGCATCGCCTATGGCGGCATGGCGCCGACGCCGAAGCGAGCCGCGGCGGTCGAGAAGGCGCTGATCGGCAAGGCCTGGACGGAGGAAACCGTGGAGGCCGCGATGGCCGAATATGCCAGCGACTTCACGCCGATAACCGACATGCGGGCGACCGCCGAATACCGGGCGCTGGCGGCAAAGAACCTTTTGCTGCGCTTCCACGTCGAAACCACCGGCACCAGGGCGCCGTTCCAGGTGTCACGCAACGAGGCGGCCTGA
- the uraH gene encoding hydroxyisourate hydrolase encodes MAETLKADGGRLTTHVLDTATGRPAKGLSIELFRVERQGRTHLKTVTTNGDGRCNAPLLAGADFRTGEYELVFAAGDYLRGQGISLPQPAFLDIVPIRFGMAEERHYHVPLLISPYGYSTYRGS; translated from the coding sequence GTGGCAGAAACGTTGAAAGCCGATGGCGGGCGTCTGACGACCCATGTGCTCGACACCGCGACCGGCAGGCCGGCAAAGGGCCTGTCGATCGAGCTTTTCCGCGTCGAGCGGCAAGGCCGCACCCACCTCAAGACCGTCACCACCAATGGTGACGGCCGCTGCAACGCGCCGCTGCTTGCCGGCGCCGATTTCCGCACCGGCGAATATGAGCTGGTCTTCGCCGCCGGCGACTATCTGCGCGGGCAGGGCATCAGCCTGCCGCAGCCTGCTTTCCTCGACATCGTGCCGATCCGCTTCGGCATGGCGGAGGAACGCCACTATCATGTGCCGCTCTTGATTTCGCCTTACGGCTACTCGACCTATCGCGGGAGCTGA
- the puuE gene encoding allantoinase PuuE, translated as MRYERDMRGYGTNPPDPKWPGGAHVAVQFVVNYEEGGENCVLHGDRASEAFLSEIVGAAPWVGKRHWNMESIYEYGARAGFWRLYRLFTEAQVPVTCYGVATALARSPDQVAAMQEAGWEIASHGLKWIDYRDHTPEDEKRDLEETIRLHYEVTGARPTGWYTGRTSVNTVRLVAEEGGFDYVSDTYDDELPYWFDRDGLEKPQLIIPYTLDANDMRFATPQGFNSGDQFFAYLKDSFDTLYAEGKAGRPRMMNIGLHCRLVGRPGRVAALKRFVDYVKSHDKVWLTRRIDIARHWRETHPYQAPALRPSRMEFEAFVHAFGGVFEHSPWIAERAYELELGPAHDSAGGLHNALCRVFRAATEAERLSVLNAHPDLAGKLAAARRLTPESAKEQASAGLDALTDKERELFSKLNAAYVTTFGFPFIIAVKGKTKDQILAEFEARIGNSRGVEFETACRQVERIALLRLKDMLPQ; from the coding sequence ATGCGTTACGAACGGGACATGCGCGGTTACGGGACCAATCCACCAGACCCGAAATGGCCCGGCGGCGCACATGTCGCGGTGCAGTTCGTCGTCAACTACGAGGAAGGCGGCGAGAACTGCGTGCTGCACGGCGACAGGGCTTCCGAAGCCTTCCTGTCCGAGATCGTCGGCGCTGCACCGTGGGTCGGCAAGCGCCACTGGAACATGGAATCGATTTACGAATATGGCGCCCGGGCAGGCTTCTGGCGGCTGTACCGGCTGTTCACCGAAGCCCAGGTGCCAGTGACCTGCTACGGCGTCGCCACAGCGCTGGCGCGCTCGCCCGACCAGGTCGCGGCGATGCAGGAGGCCGGCTGGGAGATCGCCTCGCACGGGCTGAAGTGGATCGACTATCGCGACCACACGCCTGAGGACGAGAAGCGCGACCTCGAGGAGACGATCCGGCTGCACTACGAAGTGACCGGCGCGCGGCCGACCGGCTGGTACACCGGCCGCACTTCGGTCAACACGGTGCGGCTCGTCGCCGAGGAAGGCGGCTTCGACTACGTCTCCGATACATATGACGACGAGCTGCCCTACTGGTTCGACCGCGACGGGCTGGAGAAGCCGCAGCTCATCATCCCTTACACGCTCGACGCCAACGACATGCGCTTCGCCACGCCACAGGGCTTCAATTCGGGCGACCAGTTCTTCGCCTATCTGAAGGACAGTTTCGACACGCTCTACGCCGAGGGCAAGGCTGGGCGGCCGCGCATGATGAATATCGGCCTGCATTGCCGGCTGGTCGGCCGTCCGGGCCGCGTCGCGGCGCTGAAGCGCTTTGTCGACTATGTGAAGTCGCACGACAAGGTGTGGCTGACCCGGCGCATCGACATCGCCAGGCATTGGCGGGAGACGCATCCTTACCAGGCGCCGGCGCTGCGCCCGTCACGGATGGAGTTCGAAGCCTTCGTGCATGCCTTCGGCGGCGTCTTCGAGCACTCGCCGTGGATCGCCGAGCGCGCCTACGAACTGGAGCTCGGTCCGGCGCATGACAGCGCCGGCGGCCTGCACAATGCGCTCTGCCGCGTCTTCCGCGCAGCGACCGAGGCCGAGCGGCTTTCCGTGCTCAACGCCCATCCCGATCTTGCCGGCAAGCTGGCGGCGGCCAGGCGGCTGACGCCGGAATCGGCCAAGGAACAGGCTTCGGCCGGGCTCGACGCGCTGACCGACAAGGAGCGCGAGCTGTTCTCGAAGCTCAACGCCGCCTACGTCACCACCTTCGGCTTCCCCTTCATCATCGCGGTCAAGGGCAAGACCAAGGATCAGATCCTGGCGGAGTTCGAGGCGCGCATCGGCAATAGCCGCGGCGTCGAGTTCGAGACCGCCTGCAGACAGGTCGAGCGCATCGCGCTGCTTCGGCTGAAAGACATGCTTCCACAATAG
- a CDS encoding bifunctional allantoicase/(S)-ureidoglycine aminohydrolase: MDMMKMAERTYYAPHGGHPGQTELLTGRAVFTEAYAVIPKGVMQDIVTSPLPFWDKTRAWIIARPLSGFAETFSQYIVEVLPGGGSDRPELDAEAEGVLFVVEGEITVSLAGKKHVLAPGGFAFLPPSSGWTARNESGDAVRFHWIRKVYEAVDGLDVPEAFFTNEQQIEPSPMPGTEGRWATTRFVDPADLSHDMHVTIVTLKPGAVIPFAETHVMEHGLYVLEGKAVYRLNQDWVEVEAGDFMWLRAFCPQACYAGGPGNFRYLLYKDVNRHAKLGGALGGRAR, from the coding sequence ATGGATATGATGAAAATGGCCGAGCGAACCTACTATGCGCCGCATGGCGGCCATCCCGGCCAGACCGAGCTTTTGACCGGCCGCGCCGTCTTCACCGAAGCCTATGCCGTCATCCCCAAGGGGGTGATGCAGGACATCGTCACCAGCCCGCTGCCGTTCTGGGACAAGACGAGGGCATGGATCATCGCCAGGCCGCTCTCCGGCTTCGCCGAGACGTTTTCGCAATACATCGTCGAGGTCCTGCCCGGCGGCGGCAGCGACCGGCCCGAGCTCGACGCCGAAGCCGAGGGCGTTTTGTTCGTGGTCGAGGGCGAGATCACCGTCTCGCTCGCCGGCAAGAAGCATGTGCTTGCCCCCGGCGGCTTCGCCTTCCTGCCGCCATCCAGCGGCTGGACGGCGCGCAACGAGAGCGGCGACGCCGTCCGCTTCCACTGGATCCGCAAGGTCTATGAGGCGGTGGACGGCCTCGACGTACCGGAAGCCTTCTTCACCAATGAGCAGCAGATCGAGCCGAGTCCGATGCCCGGCACCGAGGGACGCTGGGCGACGACGCGCTTCGTCGACCCGGCCGACCTCAGCCACGACATGCATGTCACCATCGTCACGCTCAAGCCCGGCGCCGTCATTCCCTTCGCCGAGACGCATGTCATGGAACACGGGCTTTATGTGCTCGAGGGCAAGGCCGTCTATCGCCTCAACCAGGACTGGGTCGAGGTCGAGGCAGGCGACTTCATGTGGCTGCGCGCCTTCTGCCCGCAGGCCTGCTATGCCGGCGGCCCGGGCAACTTCCGCTACCTGCTCTACAAGGACGTCAACCGGCACGCCAAGCTTGGCGGCGCCCTCGGCGGTCGCGCGCGGTGA
- a CDS encoding ureidoglycolate lyase: protein MTRIVAQPLTRENFAPFGDVIDMGGDNRYPINGGKAMRYHDLATAEATGPNAKVLISMVRGTPYEMPLKLTMVERHPLGSQAFIPLSPRPFLVVVCHDTKDGPGEPHAFITAPGQGINYRRNLWHGVLTPIGEEQDFLIVDRGGDGSNLEECHFSHPYEIHLP from the coding sequence GTGACCCGCATCGTCGCCCAGCCGCTGACGCGCGAAAACTTCGCGCCGTTCGGCGACGTCATCGACATGGGCGGCGACAACCGCTACCCGATCAACGGCGGCAAGGCGATGCGCTACCACGACCTCGCCACAGCCGAGGCGACCGGGCCGAACGCAAAGGTGCTGATCTCGATGGTACGCGGCACGCCCTACGAGATGCCGCTGAAGCTCACCATGGTCGAGCGCCATCCGCTCGGCAGCCAGGCCTTCATACCGCTGTCGCCGCGCCCGTTCCTGGTCGTCGTCTGCCATGACACCAAGGACGGGCCGGGCGAGCCGCATGCCTTCATCACCGCGCCCGGGCAGGGCATCAACTATCGCCGCAACCTCTGGCACGGCGTTTTGACGCCGATCGGCGAGGAACAGGATTTTCTCATCGTCGACCGCGGCGGCGACGGCTCCAACCTCGAGGAGTGTCATTTCTCGCACCCCTACGAAATCCACCTTCCCTAA
- a CDS encoding nucleoside deaminase, with amino-acid sequence MTDISLIDRLLDVIEHDIVPKTAEGVAHGNKLFGAAILRKDDRSLVLAETNNEIENPLWHGEVHCLKRFYEMPKAERVDTEDALFLATHEPCSLCLSAITWTGFDNFYYLFSHEDSRDSFAIPHDLKILKEVFTLDPGGYNAENAYWKSFSIRRLVRSLPETERTRLEARIGKISARYDELSGTYQASKGDNDIPLS; translated from the coding sequence ATGACCGACATTTCGCTGATCGACCGCCTGCTCGACGTGATCGAGCATGACATCGTGCCGAAGACCGCCGAAGGCGTTGCTCACGGCAACAAGCTGTTCGGCGCCGCCATACTCAGGAAAGACGACCGCTCGCTGGTGCTCGCCGAGACCAACAACGAGATCGAAAATCCGCTCTGGCATGGCGAGGTGCATTGCCTGAAGCGTTTCTACGAGATGCCGAAGGCCGAGCGCGTCGACACCGAGGATGCGCTGTTCCTGGCGACGCACGAGCCCTGCTCGCTCTGCCTGTCGGCGATCACCTGGACCGGCTTCGACAATTTCTACTACCTCTTCAGCCACGAGGATTCGCGCGACAGTTTTGCCATCCCGCATGACCTGAAGATCCTGAAGGAGGTCTTCACCCTCGACCCCGGCGGCTACAACGCCGAGAACGCCTACTGGAAGAGCTTTTCCATACGCCGGCTGGTGCGCTCCCTGCCCGAGACGGAGCGCACGCGGCTGGAGGCGCGCATCGGCAAGATCTCCGCGCGCTATGACGAGCTGTCAGGCACATACCAGGCGAGCAAGGGCGACAACGACATTCCCCTGAGCTGA